One stretch of Serinicoccus hydrothermalis DNA includes these proteins:
- the mraY gene encoding phospho-N-acetylmuramoyl-pentapeptide-transferase — protein sequence MVNVLLAGAVAMICALFGTPLFIRFLVRRGYGQFIRDDGPTSHHTKRGTPTMGGAVIIVSTLVGYVLSHLLLILLDVTGVLEVTHSRFSLSAILVLFLITGLGFIGFLDDYTKISKQRSLGLTSVEKLAGQTVVAIVFALGALLLQGDSTRAPASTAISFVRDTALDLAFAGPVLGVILFILWANVLIAGASNGVNLTDGLDGLATGASIMVFAAYSVIGIWQYNQNCQLAPGPNCYDVRDALDLAVVACSVAGACFGFLWWNASPAKIFMGDTGSLALGGGLAGLAITTRTELLLAVLGGLFVLITLSVIIQVTSFKLTRKRVFRMAPLQHHFELLGWAEVTIVIRFWLIAGICVAVGLGLFYGEWVANL from the coding sequence ATGGTCAACGTCCTGCTCGCGGGCGCGGTCGCCATGATCTGCGCGCTCTTCGGCACCCCGCTGTTCATCCGCTTCCTCGTCCGACGCGGCTACGGCCAGTTCATCCGCGACGACGGGCCGACCTCGCACCACACCAAGCGCGGCACCCCGACCATGGGCGGGGCGGTCATCATCGTCTCGACGCTGGTCGGCTACGTGCTGTCCCACCTCCTGCTCATCCTGCTGGACGTCACCGGGGTCCTCGAGGTCACGCACTCCCGCTTCAGCCTGAGCGCGATCCTCGTGCTCTTCCTCATCACCGGGCTGGGGTTCATCGGCTTCCTCGACGACTACACCAAGATCTCCAAGCAGCGCAGCCTGGGCCTGACCTCGGTCGAGAAGCTCGCCGGGCAGACGGTCGTCGCGATCGTCTTCGCGCTGGGCGCCCTGCTGCTGCAGGGCGACAGCACACGGGCGCCGGCCTCCACCGCCATCTCCTTCGTCCGGGACACCGCGCTGGACCTCGCCTTCGCCGGCCCGGTGCTCGGGGTCATCCTCTTCATCCTCTGGGCCAACGTGCTCATCGCCGGTGCGTCCAACGGCGTCAACCTCACCGACGGGCTCGACGGCCTGGCCACGGGTGCCTCGATCATGGTCTTCGCCGCCTACTCGGTCATCGGGATCTGGCAGTACAACCAGAACTGCCAGCTGGCGCCGGGACCGAACTGCTACGACGTCCGGGACGCGCTCGACCTGGCGGTCGTCGCCTGCTCGGTGGCCGGCGCCTGCTTCGGCTTCCTGTGGTGGAACGCCTCTCCGGCCAAGATCTTCATGGGCGACACCGGCTCGCTCGCCCTCGGCGGCGGCCTGGCCGGGCTCGCGATCACCACCCGCACCGAGCTGCTGCTGGCGGTGCTGGGCGGCCTCTTCGTCCTCATCACCCTCTCGGTCATCATCCAGGTCACGAGCTTCAAGCTGACCCGCAAACGGGTCTTCCGGATGGCGCCGCTGCAGCACCATTTCGAGCTGCTCGGCTGGGCCGAGGTGACGATCGT
- a CDS encoding UDP-N-acetylmuramoyl-tripeptide--D-alanyl-D-alanine ligase yields the protein MIPLTLGEVARVTGGRVHPGSPEADDLRVTGPVVTDSREAAPGALYVARRGDVADGHDFVASAAAQGAVAALTNRVVDDLPCVVVDEDPQRLSARPDRPPYDAVTRAFAALGREVVDRCGAVGGLRVVGITGSSGKTSTKDLMAQVLPALGPTLAPEASYNSEVGVPLTVCRLTEETAYLVAEMGASGAGHIAHLTAIAPPQVSVVLNVGSAHLGEFGSRAAIMEAKSELVQALPEGGLAVLDADDEALVSTMGGYARDAGARVVLVGLGERAQVRATDVVTDERGRASFTLRAPDLGAPEGGLPVRLQLVGVHHVGNALAVAAVAHEWGMPWDRVARELGAATPRSRWRMQVTERSDGVTVVNDAYNANPESMRAALQSLAAMRRPDGRTLAVVGGMLELGADSDAEHAGVGALAAQLGVDHLLTVGELAVPAATAYREAGGARVSSVADRHEARALLDEELLAGDVVLLKSSRDSGLRMLGDELAGVGG from the coding sequence GTGATCCCCCTGACCCTCGGTGAGGTCGCCCGCGTGACCGGCGGTCGGGTCCACCCGGGTTCACCCGAGGCGGACGACCTGCGCGTCACGGGGCCGGTCGTCACCGACTCCCGCGAGGCTGCCCCCGGGGCGCTCTACGTCGCGCGCCGCGGTGACGTCGCCGACGGCCACGACTTCGTCGCCTCCGCCGCCGCGCAGGGAGCCGTGGCCGCCCTCACCAACCGCGTCGTCGACGACCTGCCGTGCGTGGTCGTCGACGAGGACCCGCAGCGGCTGTCGGCACGCCCCGACCGCCCGCCCTACGACGCCGTCACCCGGGCCTTCGCCGCGCTCGGGCGCGAGGTCGTGGACCGCTGCGGCGCCGTGGGAGGGCTGCGGGTCGTCGGCATCACCGGCTCCTCGGGCAAGACCTCGACCAAGGACCTCATGGCCCAGGTGCTGCCCGCCCTGGGGCCCACGCTCGCCCCCGAGGCGTCCTACAACTCCGAGGTCGGCGTCCCGCTCACCGTCTGCCGGCTCACCGAGGAGACCGCCTACCTCGTCGCGGAGATGGGTGCCTCAGGTGCCGGCCACATCGCCCACCTCACGGCGATCGCCCCTCCGCAGGTCTCCGTCGTGCTCAACGTCGGGTCCGCGCACCTAGGCGAGTTCGGCTCGCGGGCGGCGATCATGGAGGCGAAGTCCGAGCTCGTGCAGGCGCTGCCGGAGGGCGGGCTGGCCGTCCTCGACGCCGACGACGAGGCGCTGGTCTCGACGATGGGCGGGTACGCACGTGACGCCGGCGCCCGGGTGGTGCTCGTGGGCCTGGGCGAACGCGCCCAGGTGCGCGCGACCGACGTGGTCACCGACGAGCGTGGCCGCGCCTCCTTCACCCTGCGCGCCCCCGACCTGGGTGCGCCCGAGGGGGGTCTGCCGGTCCGGCTGCAGCTCGTGGGGGTCCACCACGTCGGCAACGCGCTCGCCGTCGCCGCGGTCGCCCACGAGTGGGGTATGCCCTGGGACCGGGTCGCCCGCGAGCTCGGTGCCGCGACGCCCCGCTCGCGCTGGCGCATGCAGGTGACCGAGCGCAGCGACGGCGTGACCGTCGTCAACGACGCCTACAACGCCAACCCCGAGTCCATGCGCGCGGCGCTGCAGAGCCTGGCCGCGATGCGGCGGCCCGACGGGCGGACCCTCGCCGTCGTCGGCGGGATGCTCGAGCTGGGCGCGGACAGCGACGCCGAGCACGCGGGCGTCGGCGCCCTGGCGGCGCAGCTCGGGGTCGACCACCTGCTCACCGTGGGGGAGCTCGCGGTGCCGGCCGCGACGGCATACCGGGAGGCGGGGGGTGCCCGGGTGAGCTCGGTCGCGGACCGCCACGAGGCCCGCGCGCTGCTGGACGAGGAGCTCCTGGCGGGGGACGTCGTGCTGCTCAAGAGCAGCCGCGACTCCGGGCTGCGGATGCTCGGCGACGAGCTGGCGGGCGTGGGCGGCTGA
- a CDS encoding peptidoglycan D,D-transpeptidase FtsI family protein, whose translation MAAPRSGRRRTSPRAVAAGIAHPARRARALMLGVLIVLSLFAAQLVRLQGLDAASVSAAALGERLQSRAIPAARGSITDVNGEDLAVSVERRRIIADPTLVKDYERREEAADGSSEVVGEGYAAAAEVVAEITGSDEADVLRRLTEPLGEQYAILVPDASPQQWQEIRAAGIRGVSSEEFMRREYPLGESTAPLLGWVGSGDMPAGGLELVNDEALTGEPGEALYEVGRDGEVITTGVYEEDPAEPGQDLRLTLDGDLQWRAYDAVRTRVKEAGAISGYAAVMDVETGELLALTSYPSFDPSDSTQDADEMRNAAVEDVYEPGSTSKLITAAAALEQGIVDVETPIEVPVTMSRAGTRFKDAEPHPVEYLTFGGVLAKSSNMGTILYGEKLSDDQLYDWMRRFGIGDRSGLGLPGESPGLVPEPSTWSATTRYTFMFGQGLSGTMLQQLGVFQTVANGGVMVPPSIVAGTVDEEGRYTEDEQQEGRRVISEETSQTLTDIMQSVPSTEGTAPLAAVPGYHVAGKTSTASRVDPETGRYSGGVTSSFMGFAPADDPKYAVAVVIQGPTRISEFGGVIAGPVFADLMRYTLQRQGIPPATTPPTQIEIEFDPEEKVGDGSGDTLGDIAIKDERTDG comes from the coding sequence GTGGCAGCACCACGTAGCGGTCGTCGCCGGACCTCCCCCCGTGCGGTCGCCGCCGGGATCGCCCACCCCGCCCGGCGCGCCCGGGCGCTCATGCTGGGCGTGCTCATCGTCCTCAGCCTCTTCGCCGCCCAGCTGGTCCGCCTGCAGGGGCTGGACGCGGCCAGCGTGTCGGCGGCGGCGCTGGGCGAGCGGCTCCAGAGCCGGGCCATCCCGGCCGCCCGCGGCAGCATCACCGACGTCAACGGCGAGGACCTCGCGGTGAGCGTGGAGCGTCGGCGGATCATCGCCGACCCCACGCTGGTCAAGGACTACGAGCGCCGGGAGGAGGCCGCGGACGGCTCCTCCGAGGTCGTGGGCGAGGGGTATGCCGCCGCCGCCGAGGTCGTCGCGGAGATCACCGGCAGCGACGAGGCCGACGTGCTGCGCCGGCTGACCGAGCCGCTGGGCGAGCAGTACGCCATCCTCGTCCCGGACGCCTCGCCGCAGCAGTGGCAGGAGATCCGCGCGGCCGGCATCCGTGGGGTCTCCTCCGAGGAGTTCATGCGCCGGGAGTACCCCCTGGGTGAGTCCACCGCGCCGCTGCTCGGGTGGGTCGGCTCCGGCGACATGCCCGCCGGCGGGCTGGAGCTCGTCAACGACGAGGCTCTCACGGGCGAGCCCGGCGAGGCGCTCTACGAGGTGGGCCGCGACGGCGAGGTCATCACCACGGGGGTCTACGAGGAGGACCCGGCCGAGCCGGGCCAGGACCTGCGTCTCACCCTCGACGGGGACCTGCAGTGGCGCGCCTACGACGCGGTGCGCACCCGGGTGAAGGAGGCCGGCGCGATCTCCGGCTACGCCGCGGTCATGGACGTCGAGACCGGTGAGCTGCTCGCGCTCACGAGCTACCCCAGCTTCGACCCCTCGGACAGCACCCAGGACGCCGACGAGATGCGCAACGCCGCGGTCGAGGACGTCTACGAGCCGGGCTCGACCTCCAAGCTCATCACCGCCGCGGCGGCGCTGGAGCAGGGCATCGTCGACGTCGAGACCCCGATCGAGGTCCCGGTGACGATGTCGCGGGCGGGCACGCGCTTCAAGGACGCCGAGCCGCACCCGGTGGAGTACCTCACCTTCGGCGGCGTGCTGGCCAAGTCCTCCAACATGGGCACGATCCTCTACGGCGAGAAGCTCTCCGACGACCAGCTCTACGACTGGATGCGCCGGTTCGGCATCGGCGACCGCAGCGGCCTCGGGCTCCCCGGCGAGTCGCCGGGCCTGGTGCCCGAGCCCTCCACCTGGAGCGCGACCACCCGCTACACCTTCATGTTCGGGCAGGGCCTGTCCGGCACCATGCTGCAGCAGCTCGGCGTCTTCCAGACGGTGGCCAACGGCGGGGTCATGGTGCCCCCGAGCATCGTGGCCGGCACCGTCGACGAGGAGGGCCGCTACACCGAGGACGAGCAGCAGGAGGGTCGCCGCGTCATCTCCGAGGAGACCTCGCAGACCCTCACCGACATCATGCAGTCGGTGCCCTCCACCGAGGGCACCGCACCGCTGGCCGCGGTGCCCGGCTACCACGTCGCCGGCAAGACCAGCACGGCGAGCCGCGTCGACCCCGAGACCGGCCGCTACTCCGGCGGGGTGACCTCCTCCTTCATGGGGTTCGCCCCCGCCGACGACCCGAAGTATGCCGTCGCCGTCGTCATCCAGGGCCCGACCCGGATCAGCGAGTTCGGCGGCGTCATCGCCGGCCCCGTCTTCGCCGACCTCATGCGCTACACGCTGCAGCGCCAGGGCATACCGCCGGCCACCACGCCGCCCACCCAGATCGAGATCGAGTTCGACCCCGAGGAGAAGGTGGGGGACGGCTCGGGTGACACACTGGGGGACATCGCCATCAAGGACGAAAGGACCGATGGGTGA